In Catenulispora sp. EB89, a single window of DNA contains:
- a CDS encoding DUF5682 family protein, which translates to MTAVSEAISAGGYALAGADPRDAVAELAQSSAPYVIGVRHHSPALAAVVPALLDAADAQVVCIELPTDFQTWLPHLADADTIAPVALAGAGADGYLGFYPFADFSPELAAIRWARARGREVVACDLPLGDPGWSAGAETTRSGSAFADALRDSGSGREGDDYWDRAVEVLAPGCAPEAVRRAALGVGWALRTDSGAGVSATDLAREAHMRSVISQAAKDGRRVAAVVGAFHAPALVGPAGDAAGAGSGSGSDSGSGSSSAAAGASASGSVAAGAAGSGSGSSAAASPSTAAATSTTSLVPYAFDLLDARSGYPAGIRDPRWQQSVFAAGGDPESIQLAAARAITDVCRELRAAGHTAGTGEAAEALRLAGDLARLRALPAPGRGEILEAVNTVLGQGELLGRGRALARALDTVLVGTVRGRVAPGTPRSGLGPSVEAELAGLRLPDPEEPAPREVRLDPLRSELDGRREVLLQRLLVCGAGYGEPVEVTGTGDGTALTSRWRLAWTPGVPVRLDLAGVRGVTAAQAAAGTLRERFRRQAEDGGATCADILDGLRAAASCDLPDLVRARLDDAAGTLPGQAALPELLAALDLLEALVEGHLPGTGDAEREQAATLSGTLLEAAVRALPGLAGSDDPADAAALVALADRAAERHLGLRLADALDTLARSGSPLIQGAVAAARVLLGLDGAEEVGTRVGGWVDAAAHPEGRQRLARHLAGLLTAAAPLLQAAPQALDPLLERVDTLSDRDFLDRLPALRGGFDTLSPAARGRVLTTVAERLGDRPDVTLADDPALLALWTAADTEAFEAVRALGVVLPDAADAAEHSESAPQAESQPRASSDKHRIPPAERWRLLLGRRPDQLSANSRRYARALDELYGTGRGEGSQGLESWTGDGSGDGSGGGRETAFPTAREWADELNALFGADVREEVLGRAAAAGRTDVLDQLDPSSVRPSVELLTNILSLAGGLPEQKLAKLRPLVRRLVAELTRELATRLRPTLTGLATPRPTRRPGGPLDLSRTVRANLGTARRLDDGRTLIVPERPVFGTRARRAADWRLILVVDVSGSMEASVVWSALTAAVLGGVPALSTHFLAFSTEVVDLTDRVPDPLALLLEVRVGGGTHIAAGLRHARSLVTVPSRTIVAVVSDFEEGYPVGGLLGEVRSLAASGVHLIGCAALDDTGLARYSVPIAQQLVAAGMPVAALSPLALARWVGERVRGEAR; encoded by the coding sequence GTGACGGCGGTGTCAGAGGCGATATCAGCTGGCGGCTACGCGCTGGCCGGTGCTGATCCGCGCGACGCGGTCGCCGAGCTCGCGCAGAGCTCGGCACCGTACGTGATCGGAGTGCGCCACCACAGCCCGGCGCTCGCCGCGGTGGTCCCGGCCCTGCTCGACGCGGCGGACGCCCAGGTGGTGTGTATCGAGCTGCCGACGGACTTCCAGACCTGGCTGCCGCACCTCGCCGACGCGGACACGATCGCACCGGTGGCCCTCGCCGGCGCAGGCGCGGACGGCTACCTCGGCTTCTACCCCTTCGCCGACTTCTCGCCCGAACTCGCCGCGATCCGCTGGGCCCGCGCGCGTGGACGCGAAGTAGTGGCCTGCGACCTGCCGCTGGGCGACCCCGGCTGGTCCGCAGGCGCCGAGACAACGAGGTCGGGCAGCGCGTTCGCGGACGCACTGCGCGACTCCGGCTCCGGCCGCGAAGGCGACGACTACTGGGACCGCGCAGTAGAGGTACTGGCCCCGGGCTGCGCCCCGGAAGCGGTCCGCCGCGCGGCGCTCGGAGTCGGCTGGGCCCTGCGAACGGACAGCGGCGCCGGCGTGTCGGCGACCGACCTGGCGCGCGAGGCGCATATGCGCAGCGTGATCTCGCAGGCCGCCAAGGACGGACGGCGCGTGGCGGCGGTGGTCGGAGCGTTCCACGCGCCGGCGCTGGTCGGACCGGCGGGCGATGCTGCTGGTGCGGGCTCCGGCTCCGGCTCGGATTCGGGCTCTGGTTCGAGCTCGGCGGCGGCCGGTGCTTCGGCTTCGGGCTCGGTGGCGGCAGGGGCCGCTGGTTCTGGATCTGGTTCAAGCGCAGCAGCATCGCCGTCGACCGCAGCCGCGACCTCGACCACCTCCCTCGTCCCCTACGCCTTCGACCTCCTCGACGCGCGCTCCGGCTACCCGGCCGGCATTCGCGACCCGCGCTGGCAGCAGTCCGTCTTCGCCGCCGGCGGCGATCCGGAGTCGATCCAGCTGGCCGCCGCGCGCGCGATCACTGATGTCTGCCGCGAGTTGCGTGCCGCCGGGCACACGGCCGGGACCGGGGAGGCGGCCGAGGCGCTGCGTCTGGCTGGCGATCTGGCCCGGCTGCGTGCTCTTCCGGCGCCGGGGCGGGGCGAGATTCTTGAGGCTGTGAACACGGTGCTCGGCCAGGGCGAGTTGCTGGGGCGCGGCCGGGCTCTGGCGCGTGCGCTGGACACCGTGCTCGTCGGGACCGTGCGGGGCCGGGTTGCTCCGGGCACGCCGCGTTCCGGGCTCGGGCCGTCGGTCGAGGCCGAGTTGGCCGGGTTGCGGCTGCCGGATCCGGAGGAGCCCGCGCCGCGCGAGGTTCGGCTGGATCCGTTGCGCTCGGAGCTCGACGGCCGGCGCGAAGTTTTGCTTCAGCGGTTGCTGGTCTGCGGGGCCGGCTACGGCGAGCCGGTCGAGGTGACCGGGACCGGCGACGGGACGGCGCTCACCTCCCGGTGGCGCCTGGCCTGGACGCCGGGGGTGCCGGTGCGGCTGGACCTCGCCGGGGTGCGCGGGGTCACCGCGGCCCAGGCCGCCGCCGGGACGCTGCGCGAGCGCTTCCGCCGGCAGGCCGAGGACGGCGGCGCCACGTGCGCGGACATCCTGGACGGCCTGCGCGCCGCAGCGTCCTGCGACCTGCCGGACCTGGTCCGGGCCCGGCTGGACGACGCCGCCGGGACGCTGCCCGGCCAGGCCGCGTTGCCGGAGCTGCTGGCCGCGCTGGACCTGCTCGAAGCGCTGGTCGAGGGCCACCTGCCCGGGACCGGCGACGCCGAGCGCGAGCAGGCTGCGACGCTGTCCGGGACGCTGCTCGAAGCCGCCGTCCGCGCCCTGCCGGGCCTGGCCGGCAGCGACGACCCGGCCGACGCCGCCGCCCTGGTCGCGCTGGCCGACCGCGCCGCCGAGCGGCACCTCGGGCTGCGGCTGGCCGACGCCCTGGACACCCTGGCGCGCTCCGGTTCGCCGCTGATCCAGGGCGCGGTCGCGGCGGCGCGGGTGCTGCTCGGCCTGGACGGCGCCGAGGAGGTCGGGACCCGGGTCGGCGGCTGGGTCGATGCCGCCGCGCATCCTGAGGGCCGACAGCGTTTGGCGCGCCACCTCGCGGGTCTGCTCACCGCCGCCGCACCGCTGCTCCAAGCGGCGCCGCAGGCCCTGGACCCGCTGCTGGAACGGGTCGACACCCTGTCCGACCGCGATTTCCTCGACCGGCTCCCGGCCCTGCGCGGCGGCTTCGACACCCTCTCGCCGGCCGCGCGTGGCAGGGTCCTGACAACCGTCGCCGAGCGCCTCGGCGACCGGCCGGACGTCACCCTGGCGGACGATCCGGCGCTGCTCGCGCTGTGGACCGCCGCCGACACCGAGGCCTTCGAGGCGGTCCGCGCACTCGGCGTGGTCCTCCCCGACGCTGCAGACGCCGCAGAACACTCGGAATCCGCGCCCCAAGCGGAATCCCAACCGCGCGCCTCGAGCGACAAGCACCGCATCCCTCCCGCCGAACGTTGGCGCCTGCTGCTCGGACGCCGCCCGGATCAGTTGTCGGCGAACTCGCGCCGCTACGCCCGCGCTCTCGATGAGCTCTACGGGACCGGCCGTGGAGAAGGCTCCCAGGGCCTGGAGAGTTGGACCGGCGACGGCTCGGGCGACGGTTCGGGCGGCGGACGCGAGACCGCCTTCCCGACCGCCCGCGAATGGGCCGACGAGCTGAACGCGCTGTTCGGCGCCGACGTCCGCGAGGAAGTCCTCGGCCGGGCCGCCGCGGCCGGGCGTACCGACGTGCTCGACCAGCTCGACCCGTCATCCGTCCGGCCGTCCGTCGAGCTGCTGACGAACATCCTGTCGCTGGCCGGCGGACTGCCCGAGCAGAAGCTGGCCAAGCTGCGCCCGCTGGTCCGGCGGCTGGTCGCGGAGCTCACCCGGGAGCTCGCCACCCGGCTGCGCCCGACGCTGACCGGCCTGGCCACGCCGCGGCCGACCCGCCGCCCCGGCGGCCCGCTCGACCTGTCCCGCACCGTGCGGGCCAACCTCGGCACGGCGCGGCGGCTGGACGACGGCAGAACCCTGATCGTCCCCGAGCGTCCGGTCTTCGGCACCCGCGCCCGGCGCGCCGCGGACTGGCGGCTGATCCTGGTCGTGGACGTCTCCGGCTCGATGGAGGCCTCGGTGGTGTGGTCGGCGCTGACCGCCGCGGTCCTGGGCGGCGTGCCGGCGCTGTCCACGCACTTCCTGGCGTTCTCGACCGAGGTCGTGGACCTGACCGACCGCGTCCCCGACCCGCTGGCCCTGCTGCTGGAGGTCCGCGTCGGCGGCGGCACGCACATCGCCGCCGGGCTGCGGCACGCGCGCTCGCTGGTGACGGTGCCGAGCCGGACCATCGTCGCGGTGGTCAGCGACTTCGAGGAGGGGTACCCGGTCGGCGGCCTGCTCGGCGAGGTCCGCTCGCTGGCGGCCTCCGGGGTGCACCTGATCGGCTGCGCGGCGCTCGACGACACCGGGCTGGCCCGGTACTCGGTGCCGATCGCGCAACAACTGGTCGCCGCCGGGATGCCGGTGGCGGCGCTCAGTCCGCTCGCCCTGGCCCGGTGGGTCGGCGAGCGTGTTCGGGGGGAGGCCCGATGA
- a CDS encoding AAA family ATPase yields MTTTAQAPDTPTAQLLPAEQRHAAELAFLAAHDTGARPPGWRLTPRAVVTFLCGSDGEALKLAKAQPDVPDKLVIVRKFVGERALVERCVVTLAGERGLLLVGEPGTAKSMLSELLAAAVCGTSRLTVQGTAGTTEDAFRYGWNYALLLAQGPTPQALVDSPVLAAMRSGRVARVEEITRCLPEVQDALVSILSDRHMSVPELTGTPEGSVPAVPGFTVIATANLRDRGVSEMSAALKRRFNFETIDPIADADAETELVRRQARASVQRAGAAYAVDDAVLEVLVTAFRDLRTGRSSEGWDVERPGTVMSTAEAVQVTAALGIASAYLLGGDILDLLPGHLLGVVRKDDPQDHARLLGYWDGPVRRRAEQGSATWRRLWDLRETLR; encoded by the coding sequence ATGACCACCACAGCCCAGGCCCCGGACACCCCGACGGCCCAGCTGCTGCCCGCCGAACAGCGCCACGCGGCCGAGCTCGCCTTCCTCGCCGCCCATGACACCGGGGCCCGGCCGCCCGGCTGGCGGCTCACGCCGCGCGCCGTCGTCACCTTCCTGTGCGGCAGCGACGGCGAGGCGCTGAAGCTCGCCAAGGCGCAGCCGGACGTACCAGACAAGCTGGTCATCGTCCGCAAGTTCGTCGGCGAGCGGGCCCTGGTCGAGCGCTGCGTCGTGACCCTGGCCGGGGAGCGCGGCCTGCTCCTGGTCGGCGAGCCCGGCACCGCCAAGTCCATGCTCTCCGAGCTGCTGGCGGCGGCGGTCTGCGGCACCAGCCGGCTGACCGTGCAGGGCACCGCGGGCACCACCGAGGACGCCTTCCGCTACGGCTGGAACTACGCGCTGCTGCTCGCCCAGGGCCCGACGCCGCAAGCCCTGGTCGACTCACCGGTCCTGGCCGCGATGCGCTCCGGGCGCGTGGCGCGGGTCGAGGAGATCACCCGCTGCCTGCCGGAGGTCCAGGACGCGCTGGTCTCGATCCTGTCCGACCGGCACATGAGCGTCCCGGAGCTGACCGGGACGCCGGAGGGCTCGGTACCGGCGGTCCCCGGCTTCACCGTGATCGCCACGGCCAACCTGCGGGACCGGGGCGTCTCGGAGATGTCCGCCGCCCTCAAGCGCCGCTTCAACTTCGAGACCATCGACCCGATCGCCGACGCGGACGCCGAGACCGAGCTGGTCCGCCGCCAGGCGCGCGCCTCGGTCCAGCGCGCCGGCGCCGCCTACGCCGTCGACGACGCGGTCCTGGAGGTGCTGGTCACGGCGTTCCGCGACCTGCGCACCGGCCGCTCGTCGGAGGGCTGGGACGTGGAGCGGCCGGGCACGGTGATGTCCACAGCGGAGGCGGTGCAGGTGACCGCGGCGCTGGGCATCGCGTCGGCCTACCTACTGGGCGGCGACATCCTGGACCTGCTGCCGGGCCACCTGCTCGGCGTGGTGCGCAAGGATGACCCGCAGGACCACGCGCGCCTGCTGGGGTACTGGGACGGCCCGGTCCGTCGGCGGGCCGAGCAGGGGTCGGCGACGTGGCGGCGGCTGTGGGATCTGCGGGAGACCTTGCGGTGA
- a CDS encoding DNA-binding protein produces MSGSQHTNQDTTIENSALTPEDAASLLAAGAILPPGTAVASERAVSLTARTYRHPGLDDRVVVRLTPGVLGAAEDAAAGFLGLAPDGEPAEVGLGLRASLGFPEWVLVHHPEDGHQALALLPELERAGKQAKSRPKAALQAYQGIADRLGAALPHFLPTYYEQVGRVFLAAESVTFASQMFTKARRAESAHGLELDEDRLDEVFLEFALAGALPAKALVEYGKALSARVSPAEALERYVSLCSRRTAGGLTPSAQLAAELRRLAKASGADAAAVEREYLAGLLTLPATLRAPEGWWKSHRAAIVALVREDEQIRRALLNAMPSADDAGLPGLWLAVLTESGAIAGLYDEAPAEAVRPEDGAAGWLRRFQSMRSGWRARGRMPELYSLVERCQGRLRDELDAAGGTLDPQGDLDLLDLLLALKVPVADPVEHLSLPLEAWGAGDGQRDLVALVADGRFVAAFARGTQSFGTDESTRRAIKKLIAAPGGRVLLTDWVAAVAGEFAATGLPALPAAMTRLGWLPGEALALAEEQVRAAVRTDLAPVLARTLRAGLLDEFGWPAWEQAVAELASTKNVEDLIVADAWPYLIVGGPTQVRVLGADGPVLTHDLRIPANDAYDNPGYHYVDGELLVLWSSRALDGRLRGYWHHSPDRLFAVERSEPERSRDARSLRMYYYGPGRLRRSLPLPGGGRTTGNAPLRPGDSAVPTDLEIMSDGVSYWVWTWDGANHETAAWYEYDPATGQTGRRSAPAFVADALKSAPSGSELLGGQVVPAVLDQAGPTVRPVDGLLGFRIIKLPDGSLRGEDLSGVTVTAPAGTAGISGAIVFPGDEAGRALVGSGSYEISVLDAEGVLVAQAKTDGKPGPYVKGTVLLPPASYWRYLRPREEQASLALRGIDRDTAAALLAAGADIAAPTPEQAKAARLARIRELLPRVTDEALLKGVAGIVRHAAKQQSKLDQVAERLEQTLQGGPGESGLEDAGPKDDAVTAALGGLVNQGYYSWRRETEPGLFAVLRMLAKELRDPPRRARPVRVHVDGPVLPSTQLWEAAIAAAPAAALRSVSPFTEPGHRDTLRSLLTELEALGLAEPAEQSTWRRFAGHVLRSELRAPDHRDSWLGLLPLDGGGCAAFLDYSWDSPHFEFSGLIHDPAGRFEPPALPAPYRVTSLTSLAPVAPSGTDRRPGWLGAFLTEAAAHEDVAPWFATAAEEFAALTGVTPTTAKLVVAGLPRFNRQERGFLPREVCTALGVTSTEAAVARDRLTALGLPIAIELVSALLPADPATLWTQGPDVAAAAEVWNRSVGRQVSVPEALSAEARRAVRTDWDVLDALPALLDPASSRRLSVDLTWRITGDRARPTDDKAVGFDATALAGAVSLAAWLAHRLPAGDPVRSALPTAFAAMRERLANPELMLDLRRFVGLEEFRKTAGAPTEVGQGFERYGAVVMATHDSQPAPALKVPLLDAAGTDPYIPALRGEAQQPFPAEVALRLARDPRFAALLADPGDPAAGTRDADGTWSPQDPTRSVPELVTEAAKELGAGEDAAAVYLMLLAMPDPTDRNTARWTGWKPARLKAARAELARTEAVVEAARARAGRTLFLPGGWVDIRSPHTPMEAWKLPFFEGLLHDRGAVLGVLVPAEPAADLYRRAWQRLQDGDAPRFEELKTARRGRRR; encoded by the coding sequence GCCTGGGCCTGCGGGCCTCGCTCGGCTTCCCGGAATGGGTGCTGGTGCACCACCCGGAGGACGGGCACCAGGCTCTGGCGCTGCTCCCGGAGCTGGAGCGCGCCGGGAAGCAGGCGAAGTCCCGCCCGAAGGCGGCGCTCCAGGCCTACCAGGGCATCGCCGACCGGCTCGGCGCCGCGCTGCCGCACTTCCTGCCGACGTACTACGAGCAGGTCGGCCGGGTGTTCCTGGCCGCGGAGAGCGTCACCTTCGCCTCGCAGATGTTCACCAAGGCCCGCCGCGCCGAATCCGCGCACGGCCTGGAGCTGGACGAGGACCGGCTCGACGAGGTCTTCCTGGAGTTCGCGCTGGCCGGCGCGCTGCCGGCCAAGGCTCTGGTCGAGTATGGCAAGGCCCTGTCGGCGCGGGTGTCTCCCGCCGAGGCCCTGGAACGCTACGTCAGCCTGTGCTCGCGGCGCACCGCCGGCGGCCTGACCCCCTCGGCCCAGCTGGCCGCCGAGCTGCGCCGGCTGGCGAAGGCCTCGGGCGCGGACGCGGCGGCCGTCGAGCGCGAGTACCTGGCCGGCCTGCTCACCCTGCCCGCGACGCTGCGCGCGCCGGAGGGCTGGTGGAAGAGCCACCGCGCGGCGATCGTCGCGCTGGTGCGCGAGGACGAGCAGATCCGGCGGGCGCTGCTGAACGCCATGCCGAGCGCCGACGACGCCGGTCTGCCCGGTCTGTGGCTGGCCGTCCTCACCGAGAGCGGCGCGATCGCAGGGCTCTACGACGAGGCGCCGGCCGAGGCGGTACGCCCCGAGGACGGCGCCGCCGGCTGGCTGCGGCGGTTCCAGTCGATGCGCTCCGGTTGGCGCGCGCGGGGGCGGATGCCCGAGCTCTACTCCTTGGTCGAACGCTGCCAGGGACGGTTGCGCGACGAGCTGGACGCGGCCGGCGGAACGCTGGATCCGCAGGGCGACCTGGATCTGCTGGATCTGCTGCTGGCGCTCAAGGTGCCGGTCGCCGACCCGGTCGAGCACCTGTCGCTGCCGCTGGAGGCCTGGGGAGCCGGCGACGGCCAGCGCGACCTGGTCGCACTCGTTGCCGACGGCCGCTTCGTCGCGGCGTTCGCCCGGGGCACGCAGTCCTTCGGCACCGACGAATCCACCCGCCGCGCCATCAAGAAGCTGATAGCCGCGCCGGGCGGCCGGGTGCTGCTGACCGACTGGGTCGCGGCGGTCGCCGGCGAGTTCGCGGCTACCGGCCTGCCCGCGCTGCCGGCCGCGATGACCCGGCTGGGCTGGCTGCCCGGCGAGGCGCTGGCGCTGGCTGAGGAGCAGGTGCGGGCCGCGGTCCGGACCGACCTGGCCCCGGTGCTGGCGCGCACGCTGCGCGCCGGGCTCCTGGACGAGTTCGGCTGGCCGGCGTGGGAGCAGGCGGTCGCCGAGCTGGCCTCGACCAAGAACGTCGAGGACCTGATCGTCGCCGACGCCTGGCCGTACCTGATCGTCGGCGGTCCCACGCAGGTCCGGGTGCTCGGCGCGGACGGCCCGGTCCTGACGCACGACCTGCGTATCCCGGCCAACGACGCCTACGACAACCCCGGATACCACTACGTCGACGGCGAACTCCTGGTCCTGTGGTCCTCCCGGGCCCTGGACGGCCGGCTGCGCGGCTACTGGCACCACTCGCCGGACCGGCTGTTCGCGGTCGAGCGCTCCGAGCCCGAGCGCAGCCGCGACGCCCGCAGCCTGCGGATGTACTACTACGGCCCGGGCCGGCTGCGGCGGAGCCTGCCGCTGCCGGGCGGCGGCCGGACCACCGGCAACGCGCCGCTGCGGCCCGGCGACTCCGCGGTGCCGACGGACCTGGAGATCATGAGCGACGGAGTGTCGTACTGGGTCTGGACCTGGGACGGCGCGAACCACGAGACGGCGGCCTGGTACGAGTACGACCCGGCGACCGGCCAGACCGGCCGCAGGTCGGCGCCCGCGTTCGTGGCCGACGCGCTGAAGAGCGCGCCGTCCGGCTCGGAGCTCCTCGGCGGCCAGGTCGTCCCCGCGGTCCTCGACCAGGCGGGCCCGACCGTGCGGCCGGTCGACGGGCTCCTCGGGTTCCGCATCATCAAGCTGCCGGACGGCTCGCTGCGTGGCGAGGACTTGTCCGGCGTGACCGTGACCGCCCCGGCCGGGACCGCGGGCATCAGCGGCGCGATCGTGTTCCCCGGCGACGAGGCCGGGCGGGCGCTGGTCGGCAGCGGCAGCTACGAGATCAGCGTGCTGGACGCCGAAGGCGTTCTGGTCGCGCAGGCCAAGACCGACGGCAAGCCGGGCCCCTACGTCAAGGGCACCGTGCTCCTGCCGCCGGCCTCCTACTGGCGCTACCTGCGCCCGCGCGAGGAGCAGGCTTCGCTGGCGCTGCGCGGGATCGACCGCGACACCGCCGCCGCGCTGCTGGCCGCCGGGGCCGACATCGCGGCGCCGACACCGGAGCAGGCCAAGGCCGCCCGGCTCGCCCGGATCCGCGAACTGCTCCCGCGGGTGACCGACGAGGCGCTGCTCAAGGGCGTCGCCGGGATCGTGCGCCACGCCGCGAAGCAGCAGAGCAAACTGGACCAGGTCGCCGAGCGGCTGGAGCAGACGCTGCAGGGCGGACCGGGGGAGTCAGGGCTCGAAGACGCCGGCCCGAAGGACGACGCCGTCACCGCCGCTCTCGGCGGCCTGGTGAATCAGGGCTATTACTCGTGGCGGCGGGAGACCGAACCGGGCCTGTTCGCCGTGTTGCGGATGCTGGCCAAGGAGCTGCGGGACCCGCCGCGGCGGGCCCGGCCGGTGCGGGTCCATGTCGACGGACCGGTCCTGCCGAGCACCCAGCTGTGGGAGGCCGCGATCGCCGCCGCGCCCGCGGCCGCGCTGCGCTCCGTCTCGCCCTTCACAGAGCCCGGACACCGGGACACGCTGCGCAGCCTGCTGACCGAGCTGGAAGCGCTGGGGCTGGCCGAGCCCGCCGAGCAGTCCACCTGGCGGCGGTTCGCCGGCCACGTGCTGCGATCGGAGCTGAGGGCCCCCGACCACCGGGACTCCTGGCTCGGCCTGCTGCCCCTGGACGGCGGCGGCTGCGCGGCGTTCCTGGACTACAGCTGGGACTCTCCGCACTTCGAGTTCAGCGGCCTGATCCACGATCCGGCCGGCCGCTTCGAGCCGCCCGCGCTGCCCGCGCCCTACCGGGTGACCTCGCTGACCTCGCTGGCCCCTGTGGCCCCGTCGGGGACCGATCGGCGGCCCGGCTGGCTGGGCGCCTTCCTCACCGAGGCGGCCGCGCACGAGGACGTCGCGCCCTGGTTCGCGACCGCCGCCGAGGAGTTCGCCGCGCTCACCGGCGTCACCCCGACCACCGCCAAGCTGGTGGTCGCCGGACTGCCGCGGTTCAACCGGCAGGAGCGGGGCTTCCTGCCCCGCGAGGTGTGCACGGCGCTCGGCGTGACCTCCACCGAGGCGGCCGTCGCCCGGGACCGTCTGACGGCGCTGGGCCTGCCCATCGCGATCGAACTGGTCTCGGCGCTGCTCCCGGCGGACCCGGCCACCCTGTGGACGCAGGGCCCTGATGTCGCCGCCGCGGCCGAGGTGTGGAACCGGTCGGTCGGCAGGCAGGTCTCGGTGCCGGAGGCGCTGAGCGCCGAGGCCCGGCGCGCGGTACGCACCGACTGGGACGTCCTGGACGCGCTGCCGGCGCTGCTCGACCCTGCCTCCTCCCGCCGGCTGAGCGTCGACCTGACGTGGCGGATCACCGGCGACCGGGCCCGTCCCACCGACGACAAGGCCGTCGGCTTCGACGCGACGGCCCTGGCCGGCGCGGTGTCGCTGGCCGCCTGGCTGGCGCACCGGCTCCCGGCCGGCGACCCGGTGCGCTCGGCGCTGCCGACCGCGTTCGCGGCGATGCGCGAGCGCCTGGCGAACCCGGAGCTGATGCTCGACCTGCGCCGGTTCGTCGGACTGGAGGAGTTCCGCAAGACCGCCGGCGCGCCGACGGAGGTCGGCCAGGGCTTCGAGCGGTACGGCGCGGTCGTCATGGCCACCCACGACAGCCAGCCGGCGCCGGCGCTGAAGGTGCCGCTGCTGGACGCGGCGGGTACGGACCCTTACATACCGGCTCTGCGCGGCGAGGCCCAGCAGCCGTTCCCGGCCGAGGTCGCGCTGCGGCTGGCCCGCGACCCGCGCTTCGCCGCGCTGCTCGCCGACCCGGGCGACCCGGCCGCCGGGACCCGCGACGCCGACGGCACCTGGTCCCCGCAGGACCCGACGCGCTCGGTGCCGGAGCTCGTGACCGAGGCCGCGAAGGAACTCGGCGCGGGCGAGGACGCCGCCGCGGTGTACCTGATGCTGCTGGCGATGCCGGACCCGACCGACCGGAACACCGCGCGCTGGACCGGATGGAAGCCGGCCCGGCTCAAGGCGGCGCGCGCCGAGCTGGCCCGGACCGAGGCGGTGGTCGAGGCCGCGCGGGCGCGCGCGGGCCGGACGCTGTTCCTGCCCGGCGGGTGGGTGGACATCCGGTCCCCGCACACCCCGATGGAGGCGTGGAAGCTGCCGTTCTTCGAGGGCTTGCTGCACGACCGGGGCGCCGTCCTCGGCGTGCTGGTGCCGGCCGAGCCCGCCGCCGACCTGTACCGCAGGGCCTGGCAGCGGTTGCAGGACGGGGACGCGCCGCGGTTCGAGGAGCTGAAGACCGCGCGCCGGGGACGGCGCCGGTGA